In Kaistia defluvii, one genomic interval encodes:
- a CDS encoding phosphotransferase family protein, which translates to METIDRELAAWLARAGLVEDPNAIIAEPLTGGVASDIWRVEAGGRSFAVKRALEKLRVARDWHAPISRNGKEVEWLLQAGRIVPDAVPHVLAQDAEVGAFAMEYLRPEDHPVWKAELRAGRADPAFAAAVGRVIAAIHGATAHSAEIAARFDTDAIFHSIRLEPYLEATAEAHPDLASHLMALSRETLATKIALVHGDVSPKNILVGPKGPIFLDAECAWYGDPAFDLAFCLNHLLLKCLWVPTSRDDYLAAFDTLAKAYLDAVGWEPREKVEVRAARLLPGLFLARVDGKSPVEYVTTEPDRDRVRRVARPLIATPPTTLAAIRDAWEEELSK; encoded by the coding sequence GTGGAGACAATCGACCGCGAACTGGCGGCGTGGCTGGCGCGCGCCGGTCTCGTCGAGGACCCGAACGCGATCATCGCGGAACCGCTGACCGGTGGCGTGGCATCGGACATCTGGCGGGTCGAGGCGGGAGGGCGCAGCTTCGCGGTCAAGCGGGCGCTAGAAAAGCTCCGCGTCGCGCGCGACTGGCACGCCCCGATATCGCGCAATGGCAAGGAAGTCGAATGGCTTCTGCAGGCCGGTCGGATCGTCCCGGATGCGGTGCCACATGTGCTGGCGCAGGACGCCGAGGTTGGCGCCTTCGCCATGGAATATCTGCGGCCCGAGGACCATCCGGTCTGGAAGGCGGAACTGCGCGCCGGCCGGGCCGATCCCGCTTTCGCCGCGGCGGTGGGCCGCGTGATAGCCGCCATCCATGGCGCAACCGCCCATTCGGCCGAGATCGCTGCCCGTTTCGACACCGACGCGATCTTCCACTCGATCCGGCTCGAGCCCTATCTGGAGGCGACCGCAGAAGCGCATCCCGATCTCGCGTCACACTTGATGGCGCTGTCGCGCGAAACGCTCGCGACCAAGATCGCGCTGGTGCATGGCGATGTCAGCCCGAAAAACATCCTGGTCGGGCCAAAGGGGCCCATCTTCCTGGATGCCGAATGCGCTTGGTATGGCGACCCGGCCTTCGACCTTGCCTTCTGCCTGAACCATCTGCTGCTGAAATGCCTCTGGGTTCCGACGTCCCGCGACGACTACCTCGCCGCGTTCGATACGCTCGCAAAAGCCTACCTCGATGCCGTGGGCTGGGAACCCAGGGAAAAGGTCGAGGTGCGCGCCGCCCGCCTGCTGCCCGGCCTATTCCTGGCCCGGGTCGATGGCAAATCGCCGGTCGAATACGTCACCACCGAGCCGGATCGGGACCGCGTTCGTCGCGTCGCCCGGCCCTTGATCGCCACACCGCCAACGACACTCGCCGCCATCCGCGACGCCTGGGAAGAGGAACTTTCGAAGTGA
- the eno gene encoding phosphopyruvate hydratase yields MTDTTIRKVLGRRVWDSRGRPTVEAEIHLASGAIGRAIAPAGASTGTGEAVDLRDGGERFGGLDVVRAVTAVQGEIASALVGMKAADQAGIDAALIALDGTPNKARLGGNALIATSMAVLHAAAAGEGRPLWRYLAGSNKVRIPVPEIQIFGGGAHAARRVDVQDFMLICPGAGSFAEALDWTAEVYRAAGLRMKKAGKLQGVADEGGFWPAFHSNEEALDELVGAITDAGFTPGPDIGISLDIAASEFGRNGRYKLALDDRELDTGGMIDLLGRWLDAYPILSIEDPVAEDDEEGFLAFTERYGDRCQVIGDDFLVTNAARVEASAAKGSATAVLVKPNQAGTVTETKAALDAGKKAGFGTIVSARSGETEDVTIVHLAVGWDAGQFKVGSFSRSERMAKWNEMLRVEEALGAEAVYAGKAALGLRKAG; encoded by the coding sequence GTGACCGACACCACGATCCGCAAGGTGCTGGGGCGCCGCGTCTGGGATTCGCGCGGCCGTCCGACGGTCGAGGCGGAGATCCATCTCGCCTCCGGCGCCATCGGCCGGGCCATCGCGCCGGCGGGCGCCTCGACTGGCACCGGCGAGGCGGTGGATCTCCGCGACGGCGGCGAGCGCTTTGGGGGCCTGGATGTGGTTCGCGCCGTAACGGCGGTGCAGGGCGAAATCGCCTCGGCGCTGGTCGGCATGAAGGCTGCCGATCAGGCCGGGATCGACGCGGCGCTGATCGCGCTCGACGGCACGCCGAACAAGGCCCGCCTTGGCGGCAACGCGCTGATCGCCACCTCGATGGCCGTCCTGCATGCGGCGGCGGCGGGGGAGGGCCGGCCGCTCTGGCGCTATCTCGCGGGTAGCAACAAGGTTCGCATCCCGGTGCCGGAAATCCAGATTTTTGGCGGCGGCGCGCATGCGGCACGGCGGGTCGACGTGCAGGATTTCATGCTGATCTGCCCGGGCGCAGGCTCGTTCGCCGAGGCGCTCGACTGGACTGCCGAGGTCTATCGCGCCGCGGGTCTCCGGATGAAGAAGGCCGGCAAGCTGCAGGGCGTCGCCGACGAGGGCGGCTTCTGGCCGGCCTTCCATTCCAACGAAGAGGCGCTCGACGAACTGGTCGGCGCGATCACCGATGCCGGCTTCACGCCCGGCCCCGATATCGGCATCTCGCTCGATATCGCCGCATCCGAATTCGGCCGCAACGGCCGCTACAAGCTGGCGCTGGACGACCGCGAACTCGACACGGGCGGCATGATCGACCTGCTCGGGCGCTGGCTCGACGCCTATCCGATCCTCTCGATCGAAGATCCGGTAGCGGAGGATGACGAGGAAGGCTTCCTCGCCTTCACCGAGCGCTATGGCGATCGCTGCCAGGTGATCGGCGACGACTTCCTCGTCACCAACGCGGCGCGCGTCGAGGCATCGGCGGCGAAGGGCTCCGCGACGGCGGTGCTGGTCAAGCCGAACCAGGCGGGCACGGTCACCGAGACCAAGGCGGCGCTCGATGCCGGCAAGAAGGCGGGCTTCGGCACAATCGTCTCGGCGCGTTCCGGCGAGACGGAGGACGTCACCATCGTCCATCTCGCGGTCGGCTGGGATGCCGGGCAGTTCAAGGTCGGCTCCTTCTCGCGCTCCGAGCGGATGGCGAAGTGGAACGAGATGCTCCGCGTCGAGGAAGCGCTCGGCGCCGAAGCCGTTTATGCCGGCAAGGCGGCGCTGGGCCTGCGCAAGGCTGGCTGA
- a CDS encoding SDR family NAD(P)-dependent oxidoreductase — protein sequence MADIKRFSGRGAIVTGGASGIGFKTAERIVSEGGTVCIWDVDAARIDAAKAALGPNAHGVQLDISKPDQVEAAARTAESHLGKIDILICSAGIAGKNALVVDYPIEEWQRVFEINVHGLFYCNRFVAPLMKKNGYGRIVNVASIAGKEGNPTASAYSAAKAAVIGFTKSLGKELAKDNITVNAITPATIDTPILKQVSQAHIDYMLSKIPMGRFGTVEEAAAILTWLASEECSFTTGAVFDLSGGRATY from the coding sequence ATGGCAGATATCAAGCGTTTTTCCGGTCGGGGAGCGATCGTTACGGGCGGCGCTTCGGGAATCGGGTTCAAGACCGCCGAGCGCATTGTCTCCGAGGGCGGAACAGTCTGTATCTGGGACGTGGACGCAGCCCGGATCGACGCTGCCAAAGCCGCGCTGGGCCCGAACGCGCATGGCGTGCAACTGGATATTTCCAAGCCTGACCAGGTCGAAGCCGCCGCCAGGACCGCCGAAAGCCATCTCGGCAAGATCGACATCCTGATCTGCTCGGCCGGCATCGCCGGCAAGAACGCGCTCGTCGTCGATTATCCGATCGAGGAATGGCAGCGCGTGTTCGAGATCAACGTCCACGGTCTGTTCTACTGCAACCGCTTCGTCGCGCCGCTGATGAAGAAGAACGGCTATGGCCGCATCGTCAACGTCGCCTCGATCGCCGGCAAGGAAGGCAATCCGACGGCCTCCGCCTATTCCGCCGCCAAGGCCGCGGTGATCGGCTTCACCAAGTCGCTCGGCAAGGAACTGGCCAAGGACAACATCACGGTCAACGCCATCACGCCGGCGACGATCGACACGCCGATCCTGAAGCAGGTCAGCCAGGCGCATATCGACTACATGCTGTCGAAGATCCCGATGGGCCGCTTCGGCACGGTCGAGGAAGCCGCCGCCATCCTGACCTGGCTCGCCAGCGAGGAATGCTCCTTCACCACCGGCGCCGTGTTCGACCTCTCGGGCGGCCGCGCGACCTACTGA
- the ribB gene encoding 3,4-dihydroxy-2-butanone-4-phosphate synthase produces MALNTIEEAVAAIAAGELVVVVDDTDRENEGDLIMAASKATAEKVAFMIRHTSGIICVPVHADRAEALHLPPMVANNRDPMRTAFTVTVDYKVGLTTGISAEERANTIQALANDNCTASDFLRPGHIFPLISREGGVLIRSGHTEAATDLARLAGLEPAGVLAEVVNDDGTVKRLPELLEFAKEHGLKIVSIEDLIAYRARTENFVKVVDSFQVPVGGRTATAFVYETPFDPLQHLAIVFGDVAEQPDVLVRIHRANPISDLISRGPDSKGWLETTLRKVGSADRGVFVLIRDPAVVRPDGSAAGDGEERHMSARQRKERWREIGVGAQILRDLKVRSIRLLSSQERQYVGLQGFGIAITGREASDE; encoded by the coding sequence ATGGCCCTCAATACGATTGAAGAAGCCGTCGCCGCGATCGCTGCCGGCGAACTGGTTGTCGTCGTCGACGATACGGATCGCGAGAATGAGGGCGACCTGATCATGGCCGCGTCGAAGGCGACCGCCGAGAAGGTGGCCTTCATGATACGCCATACCAGCGGCATCATCTGCGTTCCCGTCCACGCCGATCGCGCCGAGGCGCTGCATCTGCCGCCGATGGTCGCCAACAACCGCGACCCGATGCGCACCGCCTTCACCGTCACGGTCGATTACAAGGTGGGCCTCACCACCGGCATTTCGGCCGAGGAGCGCGCCAATACGATTCAGGCGCTTGCCAATGATAATTGCACCGCGTCGGACTTCCTCCGTCCCGGCCATATCTTCCCGCTGATCTCGCGCGAGGGCGGCGTGCTGATCCGTTCCGGCCATACCGAGGCGGCGACCGACCTGGCGCGCCTGGCCGGACTGGAGCCGGCCGGCGTGCTGGCCGAGGTCGTCAATGACGATGGCACCGTCAAGCGCCTGCCGGAATTGCTGGAGTTCGCCAAGGAGCATGGCCTGAAGATCGTCTCGATCGAGGATCTGATCGCCTATCGCGCCCGGACGGAAAACTTCGTCAAGGTGGTCGACAGTTTCCAGGTTCCGGTCGGCGGCCGCACCGCGACGGCTTTCGTCTACGAGACCCCGTTCGATCCGCTGCAGCATCTGGCCATCGTCTTCGGCGATGTCGCCGAGCAGCCCGACGTGCTCGTCCGCATCCATCGCGCCAATCCGATCTCCGACCTGATCTCGCGCGGCCCGGACTCCAAGGGCTGGCTCGAAACGACCTTGCGCAAGGTCGGCTCCGCCGATCGCGGCGTCTTCGTGCTGATCCGCGATCCCGCGGTGGTGCGTCCGGATGGTTCGGCCGCTGGCGACGGCGAGGAGCGTCACATGTCGGCACGGCAGCGCAAGGAGCGCTGGCGCGAGATCGGCGTCGGCGCCCAGATCCTGCGGGATCTCAAGGTCCGCTCGATCCGCCTGCTGTCCTCGCAGGAGCGCCAATATGTCGGCCTGCAGGGCTTTGGCATCGCGATCACGGGCCGCGAAGCATCCGACGAATGA
- a CDS encoding DUF1328 domain-containing protein gives MLSWAIFFLVVALVAAILGFGGIAGTAIGIAKIIFVVAIVLFLISGVMHLMRRA, from the coding sequence ATGCTGAGCTGGGCGATATTTTTTCTTGTGGTCGCGCTTGTGGCTGCCATTCTTGGTTTTGGCGGCATTGCCGGTACGGCCATTGGCATCGCGAAGATCATCTTCGTTGTCGCGATCGTTCTGTTCCTGATCTCCGGTGTCATGCACCTGATGCGTCGGGCCTGA
- a CDS encoding sigma-70 family RNA polymerase sigma factor codes for MKNELVDALPMLRAFARSLSGNRDRADDLVQETVMRALANKDKFQVGTNLHAWLVTILRNQYYSEGRKRRREVEDAEGTHAARLSDIGAQHGHLELDDFLRAMQLLPDEQREALVLIGASGFSYEEAAEICEVKVGTVKSRVSRARARLEEIMSGGVPLPPAETAKRSADEIEQAMALRTG; via the coding sequence ATGAAGAATGAACTGGTCGACGCACTGCCCATGCTGCGCGCCTTCGCTCGCTCTCTCAGCGGCAATCGCGATCGCGCCGACGACCTTGTGCAAGAGACTGTCATGCGTGCCTTGGCCAACAAGGACAAGTTCCAGGTCGGGACGAACCTGCATGCCTGGCTGGTGACCATTTTGCGCAACCAGTACTATTCGGAAGGCCGCAAACGCCGGCGCGAAGTCGAGGATGCGGAAGGCACGCACGCCGCCCGTCTGTCCGATATCGGCGCCCAGCACGGCCATCTAGAACTGGACGACTTCCTGCGCGCCATGCAGCTTCTGCCCGACGAACAGCGCGAAGCACTCGTCCTGATCGGCGCCAGCGGCTTTTCCTATGAAGAAGCGGCCGAGATCTGCGAAGTGAAGGTCGGCACGGTGAAGAGCCGCGTCTCGCGCGCCCGCGCCCGGCTGGAAGAAATCATGAGCGGCGGCGTTCCCTTGCCCCCGGCCGAAACCGCGAAGCGCTCCGCCGACGAGATCGAACAGGCGATGGCTTTGCGCACCGGCTGA
- a CDS encoding NepR family anti-sigma factor: MGTARTRNVDNNDSNAKSAEFRSAPPSANSQGEKEDWIGRQLRRVFDNSLSEPLPDDIMSLLDRIDDEPSKSEQSPPKGAE, from the coding sequence TTGGGCACAGCCAGGACAAGAAACGTGGATAATAACGATAGCAACGCGAAAAGCGCCGAGTTTCGCTCCGCGCCTCCTTCGGCCAACAGCCAGGGCGAGAAAGAGGACTGGATCGGCCGGCAGTTGCGCCGCGTCTTCGACAATTCGTTGAGCGAACCTCTTCCCGACGACATCATGTCGCTTCTCGACCGGATCGACGACGAGCCGTCGAAGTCCGAGCAGTCGCCGCCGAAAGGCGCCGAGTGA
- a CDS encoding response regulator, which yields MPESLSQALAPHLPFLRRYARALTGGQISGDAYVRACLLAIVNAPAIIDRTVHPKIALYRLFHAIWSGTQLGNDVVIDGLSRQETTAQQRLAAMTPESRQALLLTTMEGFSDEDAASVMGIPAERIQPLLTDALAEIDRQTRTRVLIIEDEPLIAMDLTGIVQELGHEVAAVARTRTDAVEAAAREQPGLVLADIQLADGSSGIDAVKDILSGFTLPVIFITAFPQRLLTGERPEPTFLLTKPFDPRTVKAAISQALFFNSTASVAA from the coding sequence ATGCCCGAAAGTCTGTCGCAGGCGCTTGCGCCGCATCTGCCGTTTCTGCGGCGCTACGCGCGTGCCCTGACCGGCGGCCAGATCAGCGGCGACGCTTATGTCCGGGCTTGCCTGCTCGCGATCGTCAATGCACCCGCGATCATCGATCGCACGGTCCATCCCAAAATCGCTCTCTATCGCCTGTTTCACGCCATCTGGTCGGGCACGCAGCTTGGAAACGACGTTGTCATCGACGGCCTGAGCCGTCAGGAGACGACGGCGCAGCAGCGTCTTGCCGCCATGACGCCGGAAAGCCGGCAGGCCCTGCTCCTGACCACGATGGAAGGCTTCTCGGATGAGGATGCCGCCTCCGTGATGGGCATCCCCGCCGAGCGCATCCAGCCGCTGCTGACCGACGCGCTCGCGGAAATCGATCGCCAGACCCGCACCCGCGTTCTGATCATCGAAGACGAGCCGCTGATCGCGATGGATCTGACCGGCATCGTGCAGGAACTCGGTCACGAGGTTGCCGCCGTGGCGCGCACCCGCACCGACGCCGTCGAGGCCGCTGCACGCGAGCAGCCCGGTCTGGTGCTCGCCGATATCCAACTGGCCGACGGTTCCTCCGGCATCGATGCCGTCAAGGATATCCTCTCCGGCTTCACGCTTCCCGTCATCTTCATCACGGCGTTCCCCCAGCGCCTGCTGACCGGCGAGCGTCCGGAGCCAACGTTCCTGCTGACCAAGCCGTTCGATCCCCGCACCGTCAAGGCGGCGATCAGCCAGGCTCTGTTCTTCAACTCGACGGCATCGGTCGCAGCCTGA
- a CDS encoding CsbD family protein, with product MNRDAVQGNWKQFKGLARQQWGKLTDDDLAVAAGKREELAGRLQERYGIAREKAEAEVDEWMKRLS from the coding sequence ATGAACCGGGACGCAGTCCAAGGCAATTGGAAGCAGTTCAAGGGCTTGGCCCGCCAGCAGTGGGGAAAGCTCACCGACGACGACCTAGCCGTGGCGGCTGGCAAGCGCGAGGAACTGGCCGGCCGGCTTCAAGAGCGCTACGGCATCGCCCGCGAAAAGGCAGAGGCCGAAGTCGACGAATGGATGAAGCGGCTTTCATGA
- a CDS encoding PAS domain-containing protein, giving the protein MDWLLNILSQGSDALGGNLLRSIPRLIVSVSTFAIAVAAISFLWRRRDLPPVYRRVALSLILLLFGISISYLIAAFPVLRPSFYARVFEIVAALSALVAVFLIRYVLPELLALPSPRLLERNNRHLKSEIDAHIDTMRQLTDIRSDLEEKVHVRTRELTATKQRFEAALSGSDIAVFNQDTHLVFTWAYDPRRGLTPEEVVGKTDADLFPEDVAPSVMDAKRSVLESGKGTSLNVVVKTDGASQYLRLSIEPMRDSAGEIIGLTSAVVDLTERHDYETRLSALTSGLAEANARFDMALRGSSIMVFSHDRDLRYNWVYNPAIGLNADDMIGRTDEEFWQGEGSQPIVEMKKAAVASGEAQHGEIVMTLDDKQRYFQLRLEPILGRDRSVQGLAGVAVDVTEAHQQELHLRLVMRELTHRSKNLLAVIQAMARQTAARSDDPQTFVTRFSARLRAMAASHDLLVAREWHGATLNDLVSAQLSQAIDPGSDQLVIEGPTLSLRPDAVQNIGLALHELTTNAAKYGALSVPNGRISLNWGIRNGDRLHLRWEETNGPMVQHPEKTGFGVTLLERSVGQALDGIVTLEFTPGGVVCEIDIPSSHALD; this is encoded by the coding sequence ATGGATTGGCTGCTCAACATCCTTTCTCAGGGTTCGGATGCGCTGGGCGGAAATCTGTTGCGATCGATTCCGAGACTGATTGTTTCGGTCAGCACGTTTGCGATCGCGGTGGCCGCGATATCGTTCCTGTGGCGTCGCCGCGATCTCCCCCCCGTCTATCGGCGCGTGGCGCTGTCCCTTATCCTGCTGCTGTTCGGCATCTCGATCTCCTACCTGATCGCGGCCTTCCCGGTTCTGCGCCCGTCCTTCTATGCCCGCGTCTTCGAGATCGTCGCGGCCCTCAGCGCGCTCGTGGCAGTGTTCCTCATCCGCTACGTCCTTCCGGAGCTGCTCGCCCTGCCGTCGCCCCGGCTGCTGGAGCGCAACAATCGCCATCTCAAATCCGAGATCGATGCGCATATCGACACGATGCGGCAGTTGACCGACATCCGCAGCGATCTCGAGGAGAAGGTGCATGTCCGCACGCGCGAGCTGACGGCGACCAAGCAGCGCTTCGAGGCGGCGCTTTCCGGTTCGGACATTGCTGTCTTCAACCAGGACACGCACCTGGTCTTTACCTGGGCCTATGACCCGCGGCGCGGCCTGACGCCGGAGGAGGTTGTGGGCAAGACCGATGCCGACCTGTTCCCGGAAGATGTCGCGCCTTCCGTGATGGATGCCAAGCGCAGCGTCCTGGAGAGCGGGAAGGGGACTTCGCTCAACGTGGTGGTCAAGACGGATGGCGCCTCCCAATATCTGCGCCTCTCGATCGAGCCGATGCGCGACAGTGCCGGCGAGATCATCGGCCTGACGTCCGCCGTCGTCGACCTGACCGAGCGCCATGACTACGAGACGCGCCTGTCGGCGCTGACCTCCGGCCTGGCCGAGGCCAATGCCCGGTTCGACATGGCGCTGCGCGGCTCCTCGATCATGGTGTTCAGCCACGATCGTGACCTCCGCTACAACTGGGTCTACAACCCGGCGATCGGCCTCAATGCCGATGACATGATCGGCCGCACCGACGAAGAGTTCTGGCAGGGCGAGGGCAGCCAGCCGATCGTCGAGATGAAGAAGGCGGCGGTGGCATCCGGCGAAGCGCAGCATGGCGAAATCGTCATGACGCTCGACGACAAGCAGCGCTATTTCCAGCTCCGGCTGGAACCGATCCTCGGGCGCGATCGCAGCGTGCAGGGACTGGCGGGCGTGGCGGTGGATGTCACCGAGGCGCATCAGCAGGAACTGCATCTGCGGCTGGTGATGCGCGAGCTGACGCACCGCTCCAAGAACCTGCTTGCGGTGATCCAGGCCATGGCGCGCCAGACCGCCGCCCGCTCGGACGATCCCCAGACCTTCGTCACCCGCTTCTCCGCGCGGTTGCGGGCGATGGCGGCGTCGCACGATCTGCTGGTCGCCCGCGAATGGCACGGCGCCACGCTGAACGACCTCGTCAGCGCCCAGCTTTCGCAGGCGATCGATCCAGGCTCCGATCAGCTGGTCATCGAAGGGCCGACGCTGAGCCTTCGGCCGGACGCCGTACAGAATATCGGTCTCGCCTTGCATGAACTGACGACCAACGCGGCCAAGTATGGCGCGCTGTCGGTTCCGAACGGACGGATCTCGCTGAATTGGGGCATCCGCAACGGCGATCGGCTTCACCTCCGCTGGGAGGAGACCAACGGGCCGATGGTGCAGCATCCGGAGAAGACCGGCTTCGGCGTCACGCTGCTGGAGCGCAGCGTCGGCCAGGCGCTCGACGGCATCGTCACGCTGGAGTTCACGCCGGGCGGCGTCGTCTGCGAGATCGACATCCCCTCGAGCCACGCGCTGGACTGA
- a CDS encoding DUF883 family protein, producing the protein MVTKTDGSDLSDQVKAIQAELASLTDTIRKFGSEQASAGADALHNAAGRASETFRASADEARRRGQRVAEDIEGQITGNPVPAVLIAAGIGLFIGALIGRR; encoded by the coding sequence ATGGTGACCAAGACAGACGGTTCGGACCTCTCCGACCAGGTGAAGGCCATTCAGGCCGAATTGGCCTCGCTGACGGATACAATTCGCAAATTCGGCTCGGAACAGGCGAGCGCCGGTGCTGACGCGCTGCACAACGCCGCTGGCCGCGCCAGCGAAACCTTCCGCGCCTCGGCCGACGAGGCTCGCCGCCGCGGGCAGCGGGTCGCCGAAGATATTGAAGGCCAGATCACCGGCAATCCGGTTCCCGCCGTGCTGATCGCAGCCGGCATCGGCCTCTTCATCGGTGCGCTCATAGGCCGGCGATGA
- a CDS encoding ABC transporter permease, with product MTEGRSRAFYVLSAVFALYVLFLYGPTITILVLSFQGPNGGMTFPMNGVSLHWFHNLWAGIGVPNVVDALINSLKLGLVVTLVTVVISVMAGYAFRQKFKGSNILFFTAIASLILPSIVVSLGIALEFQLFNQTITGLGDRLVENYVDIPDPTMWTNFLGNIGILIQDNFQTLMGLFTSGLGAHLTWTLPFGLLIMFAVFNRFNPAYEEAARDLGASSWQTFRYVVLPMIAPSLVGVALFGFTLSWDEIARSSQTVGSVNTLPLTLRGLTTTVTTPVIYALGTVTTAVSFAVIGLAIIAMLVVQHRRKRHGSDAGKGTT from the coding sequence ATGACCGAAGGACGCTCCCGCGCATTCTACGTGCTGTCGGCGGTTTTCGCCCTCTATGTGCTGTTCCTCTACGGCCCGACGATCACCATCCTAGTGCTGTCGTTCCAGGGCCCGAACGGCGGCATGACCTTCCCGATGAATGGGGTCTCACTGCACTGGTTCCACAATCTGTGGGCCGGCATCGGCGTGCCCAATGTCGTTGACGCGCTGATCAACTCGCTGAAGCTGGGCCTCGTGGTGACGCTGGTCACCGTGGTGATCTCGGTGATGGCCGGCTATGCCTTCCGGCAGAAGTTCAAGGGTTCCAACATCCTGTTCTTCACCGCGATCGCCAGCCTGATCCTGCCCTCCATCGTCGTGTCGCTCGGCATCGCGCTGGAATTCCAGCTGTTCAACCAGACCATCACCGGCCTCGGCGACCGCCTCGTGGAAAACTATGTCGACATCCCCGACCCGACGATGTGGACGAACTTCCTCGGCAATATCGGCATCCTGATCCAGGACAATTTCCAGACGCTGATGGGGCTGTTCACCTCCGGCCTCGGCGCGCACCTGACCTGGACGCTGCCCTTCGGCCTGCTGATCATGTTCGCCGTCTTCAACCGCTTCAACCCGGCCTATGAGGAAGCGGCGCGCGACCTCGGCGCCTCGTCCTGGCAGACCTTCCGCTATGTCGTGCTACCGATGATCGCCCCGTCGCTGGTCGGTGTCGCGCTGTTCGGCTTCACCCTGTCCTGGGACGAGATTGCCCGCTCCAGCCAGACGGTCGGCTCGGTCAATACCCTGCCGCTGACGCTGCGTGGCCTCACCACCACGGTGACCACCCCGGTCATCTACGCTCTGGGCACGGTGACCACGGCGGTTTCCTTCGCCGTCATCGGGCTCGCCATCATCGCCATGCTGGTCGTCCAGCATCGGCGCAAGCGCCATGGCTCCGACGCAGGCAAGGGCACGACCTGA